A stretch of DNA from Parabacteroides pacaensis:
TCGGATAATTAAAATGAGCGCAAATATTTTTAAAAGCAAATAACCTGTAAATCTCTAATTTTGAACCAGTAATTAATAAATAACCCTGTTATGAAATTAAGTTGTTTAGCTGTATCCCTTTTTCCTGCTATAGCAGAAGGGAAGATGACCATCAAAGAATATGCCGCCCTGTGTAAAGACCTCGGCTTAGACGGATTCGACTTAGGCATTGTCCAGTTGAAAAACCATACCCCTGATTACATCGACCGGCTAAGAAGAGACTTGGACGAAGTAGGAATAGCTCCTGTTATGATTACTACTTACCCTGACTTTACCCATCCCGACCCCCTGCAGCGGGAAAGAGAGTTCGATTATTTGCGGCATGATATTGCCTTAGCTTCCAGCCTCGGAGCCAAATTCTTACGTATTACCGCCGGACAAGCCCATCCGGAAATGCCCGTAAAAAAAGGAATCCCGTTAGTCGTGAAAAACTTTAAAAAGATCAGCCCCATCGCTGAAAAATACGGTATAAAGCTGGTATACGAAGACCATTCCCAGCCCGGAGCCTGGCAATACATGGATTTCAGTAACCCTCCCGAAATATTCCTGGCAATTGCCGCACAACTCGCCGATACCTCCATCGGGATAAATTTCGATACGGCGAACATCCTGGTATCAGGCAACGATACCACGGTAGAAGTATTGGAACAAGTCATCGACCGGGTGGAGACCATCCATGTAGCAGAAACTGCAACCTTAGGAAAAATGGACCCCGTACCCCTCGGCAAAGGCTTGGCACCGCTAAAAGAAGTGTTTGCCTGCCTGAAAAAACACAACTGGGACAAATGGCTATGCATTGAAGAATGGGGAAACCGGGGAACCCGGGGAGTGATCGAAGCGGTAAAATATACCCGCAAAATATGGAACGAAGCATAGATACTCCTAAACATTCTAGCCATGAAAATAAAGAATTTCCGATGGTGGATTGTCGGATTATTAGCCTTAGTCACCGCCATTAATTATTTAGACCGGCAGAATTTCCCGCTGGTCTATGCAGAAATCAAGAAAACAATCCCGATCTCCGATGCACAATACGGTTGGTTAAGCAGCCTCTTCCTGCTGACCTACGGAACCATGTATGCCGTAGGAGGCCGGCTGATAGACCGCATAGGGTCCAAAATGGGATATACCCTCGTTGTGATCTGGTGGTCGTTATCCAACATTCTTCACGGCTTAGTATCAGGATTTGCAGGATTAGGGATCGGACGATTCCTGCTGGGAGCCGGTGAAGGAGGCGCATTTCCTGCTTCCGCCAAAGTTATTTCCGAGTGGTTTCCGGAAAAAGAACGTTCGTATGCTTTCGGGATATTTAACACCGGTTCAAGCATAGGAGCCATTATAGCCCCACTCCTGATTGTACTCATTCTACATATTTTCGGTTGTTGGAGATGGACGTTTATTCTCTTTGGCCTTTTGGGACTTATTTGGGTTGCCATTTGGGTAAAACTATTTAGCTTACCACAAAAAAGTAAATATGTTACCGAAGAAGAAAGAGAATATATTTTGAATAACCCGTCAGAGAGAACTATACAGGCTACTAACCGCCGTACCCTGAAAGTTCCGTGGGGTAAATTAATAAGATCGCGGGAATTATGGGGTCTGTTAATTATTAAATTCTTGACAGATTCAGCCTGGTTCTTCTTTATTTTCTGGTTGCCGAAATATCTGAATGAAGCCAGGAATCTGGATATCCGGGGAATCGGCATGTACGCCTGGATACCGTTTGCCTTTGCTGCCGCAGGAAGTTTACTAGGAGGATGGCTCAGCAGTTACTTAATAAAAAAGCAAGTTTCCCTGGACTATTCCCGGAAGATCACCCTGGGACTGTCTGCGGCCTTCCTTCCGGTATCCCTATTCATTACCTCCACCTCTTCGGTGATAGGAGCCATTATATTCTTTGGATTCGCCATGCTGGGCCATCAATTCTGGTCTACTATCGTTCAAACGTTGGCGGTAGACTTATTTCCTTCCCAAATAGTAGGAACCGTTTCCGGGCTGATGGGATGCATAGGCACGTATGGAGCCATGCTGTTTAGCCTGGTAAGCGGCTATATTATCCAAGCAGAAGGATATACCCCCGTATTTATTACCTGCGGGTTGTTACATCCGTTTTCGTTTATGCTGGTATTGATTCTTATCCGGAAAATACGGCCCGTGTACATGTAATATGCTTATGAAACTATTTTAAACAGACGAACCATGAAATTATCTATCGCAATCGCTTCCGAAAATGCCTTGGCCAGTGCCTTTGTCGTATTCCGCGGATTTGAAAGCTCTATCCTGAAAGCTGCACAATTGGGATATAATGGCGTTGAACTGG
This window harbors:
- a CDS encoding sugar phosphate isomerase/epimerase family protein — encoded protein: MKLSCLAVSLFPAIAEGKMTIKEYAALCKDLGLDGFDLGIVQLKNHTPDYIDRLRRDLDEVGIAPVMITTYPDFTHPDPLQREREFDYLRHDIALASSLGAKFLRITAGQAHPEMPVKKGIPLVVKNFKKISPIAEKYGIKLVYEDHSQPGAWQYMDFSNPPEIFLAIAAQLADTSIGINFDTANILVSGNDTTVEVLEQVIDRVETIHVAETATLGKMDPVPLGKGLAPLKEVFACLKKHNWDKWLCIEEWGNRGTRGVIEAVKYTRKIWNEA
- a CDS encoding MFS transporter, which codes for MKIKNFRWWIVGLLALVTAINYLDRQNFPLVYAEIKKTIPISDAQYGWLSSLFLLTYGTMYAVGGRLIDRIGSKMGYTLVVIWWSLSNILHGLVSGFAGLGIGRFLLGAGEGGAFPASAKVISEWFPEKERSYAFGIFNTGSSIGAIIAPLLIVLILHIFGCWRWTFILFGLLGLIWVAIWVKLFSLPQKSKYVTEEEREYILNNPSERTIQATNRRTLKVPWGKLIRSRELWGLLIIKFLTDSAWFFFIFWLPKYLNEARNLDIRGIGMYAWIPFAFAAAGSLLGGWLSSYLIKKQVSLDYSRKITLGLSAAFLPVSLFITSTSSVIGAIIFFGFAMLGHQFWSTIVQTLAVDLFPSQIVGTVSGLMGCIGTYGAMLFSLVSGYIIQAEGYTPVFITCGLLHPFSFMLVLILIRKIRPVYM